ATCCTTTCCAAACAGCAGCCTCTAATCCCTTCAAAACGCCTCCTTCATCACTGAATCTGCTCTCCTTTCCAGTTCCCGAATCCCCTTccctctctttcctttttttttttttcaatataaatctCTTTTCCCCCTAAAACCTAAATCTCCCTAAAAAGGGCGAAATCtcctattttctctcttcttttctgcTTATCCTTTTCAAATCTTCTAATTCcaaagcaatcttcccaatttcaaattcctctccaaaactttccaaggagagtcccgccttccttaaactccaatagtAAGTTTCCTtacaaaacatggaattttgaagttaaataattgaacgAATAGataagtaagtaaataaattaggaaacaataagaaataaataaataaatgaataaataaaataaaaataaaaaataagaataaaaaatgaaccaataaacaaaagccgAGCCCCCATGAGCCATGCAAACACGCAAATCATGTAAGCTACGCTAAAAAAAGtcttaatgggccaagtgtgcctaaatgggcctgagatgagactaagtgggcctaggacGGTGCCTAAAGGGCCAAGGATgcctaaaagctatcctaaaaaggaagaaaagcctaagtctaaatcaagACTGCCAAGGATCACAATAAGGGTCAGATAATCCCCTAACCAAAGTCCctgaggtgactcagaaaaaggtaagttgtacgagtagtaatgggccaccaaggaactattttgaagcactgaaaacgaacttaaagtcatgtgctaaagggacaaaattgagggtctacaacaGTGATGACAAGCTTCTGTCCATAGTTGGCGCAATGGTTGTTTACACCACATTTGTACCACTTTCTTCTAGGGCGGCCAGTGTAATTACATCATTTCGAGTGGTAATGGCTTCATTTGCTGGTGGTATAGTGCAGTTCGTGAAGACCGTACCATTCACTTTGAAGACATTGTGTCGTCCCACCGTGTATTTGAAAACTGCATGTATGAGAATTGACAATAATACTTTTAACAGCTGGGATAAAAGGAAGTGATAAAAGGAACATGAAATCATAGCTTAAGGCTTGAGCTACATTACCCAGTTTATCTCCAACATGAAATACTTTGTCCTTGGCCCAGGCTTCACAGTCGAAATTAATGGTCCATCCTTGGTCATCTCCAACAGTAAATTTAGTTGCCATGGCCACAACAGGAAGAACAAATGCCAAGATTGCCATGGCACTAAAAAACCGCTTAGAAGCCATTAGAGCttattgaagttgagtagtcACCAAGTTTCTTCTAATGTTCAGCTTCAATGGTTACTTGAACAGGTGATTTTCATCTTTGGGTCTAAATTAAGGGTCTATTTATAGCTAAATGTTTTGACCATCACAATTTCATTGAAAACCTTGAAAACAACATGAACAGGCTAGGTCAGCCGGCCAGAGGGTGTTGCCGGAGAAACCTTTGGTTGGTACGCAGTTATGCCATGCCTAATGTtgtatgaaaattataaaaacatatttctttttatggtTTCCTTTGGCCAAGACATATATACACAAATATTGAATCATAATTTCTTTGAGTAATCACTAGTGTGTTTTAGGTATGAAATAAATAGTGATTAACTTTGAAAGTAGTACAAATGGAAGTCTCTTGAAGAAGTTATTCTGGCCAACTTGGACACTAGGCTATACTTACACAACTAGAAAGTGAAACAACAAAAGTCCcaattcaaactcaatttaCGTGACCTTAACCTAGGCTGATTATATTGGGAGTCTCTTAGAATATTTAGCAAGCTAGCAATATCGAACTTTTAATCAATGACTCCACCTGAGTTTCCATGGTTGATAATGAGCATCTACgactttttttaaatggaaaattttatgaatCAAATTCATGTGGAACAATATTTTGAAGTTTCATTATGTGATGAAATGCTAAATATGACATTGTAACTTTGTACCCTAGCTTAGTATATAGTATTGGACATAAACAACCATTTTGGGGTTATAAACAACCTTTTTCACCAAACTAATGTGCATTTtagcttttctttttaaacttttgttcaaaataatctctctctttctttttcatcctttactttttattgttctttaaaaaaaaaggaaatcagATTTTGATAATGCAGTTTCAATACATATTTGAGACCAGTGGAGTACTTTGAATGTATGCATCCTCGGCATCTCTACCTACATCAGGAAATTAAGAACAAGAGTCAAACACCAGTATATTTATAATGTCTACATGCAAATTTATTAGCATatgtttcaataaaaataaaaaaaaacgatAGACAAGACACAGGCAGGCACTTAGAAATTCTGGTCGTGCATTGCTTTGCTTGCTTCATAGTAAATCATTTAACTTGAAAGATCATTTTGCACAAGTACcgtggtttttattttttaaaatatcattctctgatataaaaaaaaaaaatttctaaaactaCAGTAATTTTATGCCTGATGAAATCCATGTTGTGAGTTttgtacaaaaaatattttattttttattttttatgtagaaCAAAAATACAAGATCAATGGTCACATGCTTAGTAATTTAaagtaaattcatttttttttaagagatggGTTTCAagtgataatttttattgaaaaagtcTTAATATTTTGCAAACGGTcgtattttaataatatttaaaataaataaataaatcatagcTTGAGAATGGTAAGAAGAACATATTTTCCACCCAATTTGTGGATTTAAAGATGTCCTTTGGCTAATAAAGTTCAAATCTATGATAAactatgaaaattcaaaattttaggcTGATATGAAATTAGAAGTCAAGAATTGAAAATTGACTTCATACTTGTTGTTCAtcgagaataaataaataggacatTCAAATCTACTACTTAATACTTccaaaaactcattttcttcttgtgtggattcaagaagataCCAATATTAAGTATGGTGTGGACTTCAAGTATGCTTCGAAAGAAGGTgtgaaattaaaatagaaaggtattaattaattgattcaGAAATAATTGGTAGGCTTGAGTTAGATAAAACCTAGTACtattcagtttttatttttcatagtgaaTATTTTCGATCACTTATATACTCGTGGACTTTTATTTCTTGAGAGATTTTTCACCTAAAAGTTGGTGTCattgtctctctttctctcattgTACTATTAGTTGAGCATGTATGTTGAATGGATGAAATATGAGTTGAAATTAGTGTAATTATCTTTTggatattcttaaataattttatgctCAATTTGATAAAGATATCAAGTAATTGGAAATATATGAAGGAAtttgttttgataaatttgtgttGGAGAGTATTGAAGCATTTTCATGTGAGttgtatttatatgatttttatttattgttgaaaattatttgaagaaaaaatataggttttgaGAAATTCTAAGGAAACATAATAGGTGTTGGGGTACTTTACCCCACCCCTACTATACCCTAGGTGTAGTTTAGGTGAGTTTGCTACGTTGAATGTGGTTCATTTGCTGCCTAAACTTGCCAAGTGAGGTGAGTAAATCTTCATATGTGGACCATTTTGTGCTTTAAACAATACTTTTCAACACACGCTTTCCCTCTGACTTCATTCCTACACACAAATATACAAAACACTGCAAAAGCTTAGGAAAAACTAGGCACTTGACTCTAATACAATAAAAGAAACATGAATACCACTCACAATTACTTAGAACACAACGATATAAAGTCTTATAAAATAGCAATCTtgagtaattattattataaattataaaccACCCTCTTATACTTTTACCCATCTCTCAATTTAACccctaaattttgttttgtaatgaAAATCACTCTTAAACTAtgtttaaatatcaaataagcTCTTTccttaagattttatttttatttttaaaaaaaaaatggatgaagaaACCCATGTGACAAGTATATAAACATTGACATGAGTTTGTATATGATATGTTTCGATatgtttaatttgtatattGCTTGTCATAGGGGTTTCtccatccattttttatttaaaaaattaatagaaaaacttATTTGACATTTGAGCATATTTTAAGGTTGAcattaccttaaaaaaaataattaaaataaaaacttcagaGACTAAATTAAGGTACGAGtgaattacatgagtggtttttgtaatttattctaattattaATACTAATGTATTAGTTTAGGTTGGTAATTTTGCTCTAAAGATTACTAGTTCAAGACACAAATTTGAATTGTATACCAGCATGTTCAAGTTAAAGACACAAAATTTGAAACTCAAGTAagcatatatattttgaaataatagcATTATAAAATGTGAGATTGTGACTAAATTTCATTTCTCAACACATTCATCTTCATTTCTCTCTTCCATCTTTCATATTTCCaacatattattttctttcactcatataaaaaataattgaataaaaaaaccataaaacaGAATAAATTTCTTAAGACTAGGTGATCTAAGGTTCTTCTGGAGTAAAAACAGGCCAAACAGCTAGGAATGCAACAGCAACCATGGCTGCCATCAGAAGATGATACCCGGACCCAGAGATCCCATGAGCAGAGCTAGGTGCTGGTGCTGTGGGGGTGGAGGGGGCCGGCGCAGGAGATGCCGACGCTTCCAATACAGTGATGGCAAGCTTCTGTCCATAGTTGGTGCAATGGTCGTTTACACCACAAATGTACCACTTCCTTCCAGGGGCGGCCAATGTAATTACATCATTTCCAATGGAAAGAGCTTCATTTGCTGGTGGTATAGTGCAATTCGTGAATGCCGTACCATTCACTTTGAAGACATTGTGCTGTCCCGCCGTGTAATTGAAGACTACATGTATGAGAATCGATCGCAATACTTTTAGCAACTTCAATAAAAGGAAGTGATAAAAGGAACATGAAATCCTCGCTTAGCTTAAGGCTTGAGCTACATTACCTAGTTCATCTCCAACATGAAATACTTTGTCCTTGACCCAAGCTTCATAGTCGAAATTGATGGTCCATCCTTGGTCATCTCCAACAGAAAACTCTGTTGCCATGTGATTCGTTtatcccaattggtgtctcagcggATTCatatccagctggtgctctttgattgagagagtaatcaacaaaatttataacctattacaccatgaactagggtagcaaagacaaagctactatagcatagtggctctaggatcgttcactgggaagggttttcaactcaaaactgataccaattcaaagtaatttggtgctttttcattcaGGGTTAgccttaaaagaaaacataaagatgtttaagtGAAAAAGGCTTGGTCTCaaactaaccaaaaagaaagtaatggaaattacttatgaagaaaaacattccttggaggtttaggttcacaggggagattcctcatgcaaaaacagagctccggtcatttggttcatttcctcgcattagagaattaacatatagtcaattctctaaccggtgctgtacagatgtaacctttaaatggatttcagctctaattccctctcactgatgcaacttgcaatggctcatgcctctcacctagcatttgccattcaaggtgatctttaactttggatttcccttctcaagcttgcaagagataactaatggatgtctccttggagtccaaaagcttaccaagtgttggcaattctagaaaatcctacctccaagtcgcttcccaaaagctcgcaagagataaacaagtgcatctccatggatggagatcacgtgccttaccaaatgttggctcaagtgacttgaaggtgttttaagttaactaaaaacatagaaatcattaaaagatgacactttctcttcattaatgattgaaaccacaaagctactaattcatgcacttggaaccttt
This DNA window, taken from Vitis riparia cultivar Riparia Gloire de Montpellier isolate 1030 chromosome 13, EGFV_Vit.rip_1.0, whole genome shotgun sequence, encodes the following:
- the LOC117928241 gene encoding mavicyanin-like, with translation MATEFSVGDDQGWTINFDYEAWVKDKVFHVGDELVFNYTAGQHNVFKVNGTAFTNCTIPPANEALSIGNDVITLAAPGRKWYICGVNDHCTNYGQKLAITVLEASASPAPAPSTPTAPAPSSAHGISGSGYHLLMAAMVAVAFLAVWPVFTPEEP